From Elephas maximus indicus isolate mEleMax1 chromosome 1, mEleMax1 primary haplotype, whole genome shotgun sequence, a single genomic window includes:
- the MYMX gene encoding protein myomixer isoform X1, giving the protein MEAADLAMPVPLLSLLLRALLSRLLLPAARLARQHLLPLLRRLARRLGSQDMRQALLGCLLFVLSQQHPPDAGEASREALSERRGRLAPQK; this is encoded by the exons ATGGAAG CCGCTGACCTGGCCATGCCCGTCCCGCTGCTCTCGCTGCTGCTGCGCGCTCTGCTGTCCCGCCTGCTGCTGCCTGCTGCCCGCCTGGCCCGCCAGCACCTCCTGCCCCTCCTGCGCCGACTTGCTCGCCGCCTGGGCTCCCAGGACATGCGACAGGCTCTCTTGGGATGTCTGCTCTTTGTCCTCAGCCAGCAACACCCGCCGGACGCTGGTGAGGCCTCCAGAGAGGCCCtctcagagaggagagggaggctAGCCCCCCAAAAGTGA
- the MYMX gene encoding protein myomixer isoform X2 codes for MPVPLLSLLLRALLSRLLLPAARLARQHLLPLLRRLARRLGSQDMRQALLGCLLFVLSQQHPPDAGEASREALSERRGRLAPQK; via the coding sequence ATGCCCGTCCCGCTGCTCTCGCTGCTGCTGCGCGCTCTGCTGTCCCGCCTGCTGCTGCCTGCTGCCCGCCTGGCCCGCCAGCACCTCCTGCCCCTCCTGCGCCGACTTGCTCGCCGCCTGGGCTCCCAGGACATGCGACAGGCTCTCTTGGGATGTCTGCTCTTTGTCCTCAGCCAGCAACACCCGCCGGACGCTGGTGAGGCCTCCAGAGAGGCCCtctcagagaggagagggaggctAGCCCCCCAAAAGTGA
- the SLC29A1 gene encoding equilibrative nucleoside transporter 1 isoform X1, with protein MAWPTSVNAAVATSTSTREPKDKTCSLSLSSNHLLGPAWSPSARNPLVTSSSLRRRELSARGHHEHCHHDNQSPASGQYFTNRLDKSYNMSLVTAELNKDVEASAAPAAPSPERSFLSAIFNNVMTLCAMLPLLLFTCLNSFLHQRIPQSLRILGSLVAILLVFMITAILVKVQMDALPFFIITMIKIMFINSFGAILQGSLFGLAGLLPISYTAPIMSGQGLAGFFSSVAMICAIASGSELSESAFGYFITACGVIILTIICYLGLPQLEFYRYYQQHKLEGPGEQETKLDLISKDPSTASHPPGEEPGTGKEEPRISAPNSQPTSNSPSIRAILKNISVLAFSVCFVFTVTIGLFPAVTAEVKSSIAGISAWRHYFIPVSCFLTFNIFDWLGRSLTAIFMWPGKDSHWLPSLVVARLVFVPLLMLCNVHPRKYLPVVFEHDAWFIFFVAAFAFSNGYLASLCMCFGPKKVKPAEAETAGAIMAFFLCLGLALGAVFSFLFRAIV; from the exons ATGGCTTGGCCCACGAGCGTAAACGCGGCTGTCGCCACGTCGACCTCCACCAGG GAGCCCAAGGACAAGACCTGCAGCCTGAGCTTGAGCTCAAACCATCTCCTAGGGCCTGCTTGGAGCCCCTCTGCTCGGAACCCTCTGGTGACAAGCAGCAG CCTCAGAAGAAGGGAGCTCTCAGCCAGAGGACACCACGAACACTGTCACCATGACAACCAGTCACCAGCCTCAGGACAG TATTTCACAAACCGCCTGGACAAGTCCTATAATATGTCTTTGGTCACTGCTGAACTGAACAAGGACGTCGAGGCCTCAGCCGCCCCTGCAGCACCCTCTCCTGAGCGGAGTTTTCTCAGTGCCATCTTCAACAATGTCATGACACTGTGTGCCATGCTGCCCCTGCTGCTGTTCACGTGCCTCAACTCCTTCCTGCATCAGAG GATCCCCCAGTCCCTACGAATCCTGGGCAGCCTGGTGGCCATCCTGCTGGTGTTCATGATCACTGCCATCCTGGTGAAGGTACAAATGGATGCTCTGCCCTTCTTCATCATCACCATGATCAAGATCATGTTCATTAATT CATTTGGTGCCATCCTGCAGGGCAGCCTGTTCGGTCTGGCTGGCCTCTTGCCCATCAGCTACACGGCCCCCATCATGAGCGGCCAGGGCCTGGCGGGCTTCTTCTCCTCAGTGGCCATGATCTGTGCCATTGCCA GTGGCTCGGAGCTGTCAGAAAGTGCCTTTGGCTACTTTATCACAGCCTGTGGGGTCATCATTCTGACCATCATCTGCTACCTTGGCCTGCCCCAGCTG GAATTCTACCGCTACTACCAGCAGCACAAGCTCGAAGGGCctggggagcaggagaccaaGTTGGACCTCATTAGTAAAG ATCCCTCTACAGCCTCTCACCCCCCAGGAGAGGAGCCAGGAACAGGCAAAGAGGAGCCCAGAATCTCAGCCCCCAACTCTCAGCCCACCTCCAATAGCCCCTCTATCAGAGCAATCCTCAAAAAT ATCTCAGTCCTGGCTTTCTCCGTCTGCTTCGTCTTCACTGTCACCATTGGATTATTTCCTGCCGTGACCGCTGAGGTCAAGTCCAGCATCGCCGGCATCAGTGCCTGGA GACACTACTTCATTCCTGTGTCCTGTTTCTTGACTTTCAATATCTTTGACTGGCTGGGCCGGAGCCTCACAGCCATATTCATGTGG CCTGGGAAGGACAGTCACTGGCTGCCAAGCCTGGTGGTGGCCCGGCTTGTGTTTGTGCCCCTGCTGATGCTGTGCAATGTGCATCCACGCAAATACCtgcctgtggtctttgagcaCGATGCCTGGTTCATCTTCTTCGTGGCTGCCTTCGCCTTCTCCAACGGCTACCTCGCCAGCCTCTGCATGTGCTTTGGACCCAA GAAAGTGAAACCGGCTGAGGCGGAGACTGCAGGAGCCATCATGGCCTTCTTTCTGTGTCTGGGTCTGGCACTGGGGGCTGTCTTCTCCTTCCTGTTCCGGGCCATTGTGTGA
- the SLC29A1 gene encoding equilibrative nucleoside transporter 1 isoform X2, protein MTTSHQPQDRYKAVWLIFFMLGLGTLLPWNFFMTATMYFTNRLDKSYNMSLVTAELNKDVEASAAPAAPSPERSFLSAIFNNVMTLCAMLPLLLFTCLNSFLHQRIPQSLRILGSLVAILLVFMITAILVKVQMDALPFFIITMIKIMFINSFGAILQGSLFGLAGLLPISYTAPIMSGQGLAGFFSSVAMICAIASGSELSESAFGYFITACGVIILTIICYLGLPQLEFYRYYQQHKLEGPGEQETKLDLISKDPSTASHPPGEEPGTGKEEPRISAPNSQPTSNSPSIRAILKNISVLAFSVCFVFTVTIGLFPAVTAEVKSSIAGISAWRHYFIPVSCFLTFNIFDWLGRSLTAIFMWPGKDSHWLPSLVVARLVFVPLLMLCNVHPRKYLPVVFEHDAWFIFFVAAFAFSNGYLASLCMCFGPKKVKPAEAETAGAIMAFFLCLGLALGAVFSFLFRAIV, encoded by the exons ATGACAACCAGTCACCAGCCTCAGGACAG GTACAAAGCTGTCTGGCTTATTTTCTTCATGCTGGGTCTGGGGACGCTTCTTCCCTGGAACTTTTTCATGACGGCCACCATG TATTTCACAAACCGCCTGGACAAGTCCTATAATATGTCTTTGGTCACTGCTGAACTGAACAAGGACGTCGAGGCCTCAGCCGCCCCTGCAGCACCCTCTCCTGAGCGGAGTTTTCTCAGTGCCATCTTCAACAATGTCATGACACTGTGTGCCATGCTGCCCCTGCTGCTGTTCACGTGCCTCAACTCCTTCCTGCATCAGAG GATCCCCCAGTCCCTACGAATCCTGGGCAGCCTGGTGGCCATCCTGCTGGTGTTCATGATCACTGCCATCCTGGTGAAGGTACAAATGGATGCTCTGCCCTTCTTCATCATCACCATGATCAAGATCATGTTCATTAATT CATTTGGTGCCATCCTGCAGGGCAGCCTGTTCGGTCTGGCTGGCCTCTTGCCCATCAGCTACACGGCCCCCATCATGAGCGGCCAGGGCCTGGCGGGCTTCTTCTCCTCAGTGGCCATGATCTGTGCCATTGCCA GTGGCTCGGAGCTGTCAGAAAGTGCCTTTGGCTACTTTATCACAGCCTGTGGGGTCATCATTCTGACCATCATCTGCTACCTTGGCCTGCCCCAGCTG GAATTCTACCGCTACTACCAGCAGCACAAGCTCGAAGGGCctggggagcaggagaccaaGTTGGACCTCATTAGTAAAG ATCCCTCTACAGCCTCTCACCCCCCAGGAGAGGAGCCAGGAACAGGCAAAGAGGAGCCCAGAATCTCAGCCCCCAACTCTCAGCCCACCTCCAATAGCCCCTCTATCAGAGCAATCCTCAAAAAT ATCTCAGTCCTGGCTTTCTCCGTCTGCTTCGTCTTCACTGTCACCATTGGATTATTTCCTGCCGTGACCGCTGAGGTCAAGTCCAGCATCGCCGGCATCAGTGCCTGGA GACACTACTTCATTCCTGTGTCCTGTTTCTTGACTTTCAATATCTTTGACTGGCTGGGCCGGAGCCTCACAGCCATATTCATGTGG CCTGGGAAGGACAGTCACTGGCTGCCAAGCCTGGTGGTGGCCCGGCTTGTGTTTGTGCCCCTGCTGATGCTGTGCAATGTGCATCCACGCAAATACCtgcctgtggtctttgagcaCGATGCCTGGTTCATCTTCTTCGTGGCTGCCTTCGCCTTCTCCAACGGCTACCTCGCCAGCCTCTGCATGTGCTTTGGACCCAA GAAAGTGAAACCGGCTGAGGCGGAGACTGCAGGAGCCATCATGGCCTTCTTTCTGTGTCTGGGTCTGGCACTGGGGGCTGTCTTCTCCTTCCTGTTCCGGGCCATTGTGTGA